The Lycium barbarum isolate Lr01 chromosome 12, ASM1917538v2, whole genome shotgun sequence genome includes a region encoding these proteins:
- the LOC132624623 gene encoding uncharacterized protein LOC132624623, whose amino-acid sequence MADGITRFGDSDSDCGCCRNPVSENIEHIFNSGDLASFIWNYFGNIFGLRCQHMSLRANLSQWWVIRPNNIIVATIMKMAPIVIIWVLWKARCGFRYGNKKSFFPKLIFSITKTLTILTNQYFPNLKANLIWDDIMSLTDKRVVCKKSKVVLWNKPPINYYKLNSNESFKEGKGGGGGIVRDWNGKLIMAFSIPLGSCSSNLAIAKALLFGLQWCMENNMEQLVLESDSLLLTIGVQNQGHVPWQIEDTVAKIRQLMIEKDCSIGHCFRKVNMVADKLANFCHRLQQQRIFVYFEDTPKQVSGLIILDKLQVHNLRIRNKKNSEVIFNDII is encoded by the coding sequence ATGGCTGATGGGATTACCAGATTTGGCGACTCAGATTCTGACTGTGGGTGTTGCAGAAATCCTGTATCAGAAAACATTGAACATATTTTCAATTCAGGGGACTTGGCTAGCTTTATTTGGAACTATTTCGGCAATATTTTTGGTTTGAGATGCCAACATATGTCCCTAAGAGCTAATTTGAGCCAGTGGTGGGTTATCAGACCAAATAATATTATTGTAGCCACCATTATGAAGATGGCTCCTATCGTCATTATTTGGGTTCTGTGGAAGGCTAGATGCGGTTTCAGGTATGGTAACAAAAAATCGTTTTTTCCCAAACTTATTTTTAGTATCACTAAAACCTTAACAATTCTTACTAACCAGTACTTTCCTAACCTCAAAGCTAATCTGATCTGGGATGATATTATGTCCTTAACCGATAAGAGGGTTGTTTGTAAAAAGTCTAAAGTGGTTCTTTGGAACAAACCTCCCATCAACTATTATAAACTAAATAGTAATGAGAGTTTTAAAGAAGGCAAAGGTGGTGGTGGTGGAATTGTGAGAGATTGGAATGGGAAACTTATTATGGCTTTCTCCATACCTCTTGGATCTTGTTCAAGCAACTTAGCTATAGCTAAAGCTTTGCTCTTTGGTTTACAATGGTGTATGGAAAACAATATGGAACAATTAGTTTTAGAGTCTGATTCTTTACTCCTCACAATTGGAGTTCAAAACCAGGGACATGTTCCTTGGCAAATAGAGGATACTGTGGCCAAAATTAGACAGTTAATGATTGAAAAGGACTGCTCCATTGGTCACTGCTTTAGGAAGGTCAATATGGTAGCCGACAAGCTTGCCAATTTCTGCCATCGACTGCAACAGCAaaggatatttgtttactttgaAGATACACCAAAACAAGTCAGCGGGCTCATCATTTTGGATaagttgcaagttcataatctcAGGATTCGGAACAAGAAGAACTCTGAAGTTATTTTTAATGATATCATATAG
- the LOC132624024 gene encoding CRIB domain-containing protein RIC10-like, giving the protein MVGFLVVTFLVCLEYFKKDNGQCSRKLMRINSLFFCISFYQERQRNWFFTFVFCCFYLYSFSSLSKGLFLHLAFTHSSMGTKMKGICKYISNIFVVKEREIEIGYPTDVKHVAHIGWDGQSGNAPSWMNEFKTGPDFAATSIGNSGSAHSPWASQDYTESTRQKPASDLYRDVAPTVVPKKQKRRKPKSTSSPRSGSSSSSRSSRAEKSKAKLVEGNVKSVNIEVA; this is encoded by the exons ATGGTTGGTTTCTTGGTCGTTACATTTTTAGTATGTCTAGAATACTTCAAGAAAGATAATGGGCAATGCAGCAGAAAGTTGATGAGAATTAACAGCCTTTTCTTTTGTATCAGCTTTTATCAAGAAAG GCAAAGGAATTGGTTCTTCACATTTGTGTTCTGCTGCTTCTATCTGTATTCATTTTCATCTCTGAGCAAAGGTTTGTTCTTGCATTTGGCCTTTACACACTCTTCTATGGGAACCAAAATGAAGGGGATCTGCAAATATATCTCTAATATCTTTG TTGTGAAGGAGAGGGAAATAGAGATTGGATATCCAACTGATGTTAAACATGTGGCACATATTGGTTGGGATGGACAATCAGGCAATGCACCTAGTTGG ATGAATGAATTCAAGACTGGGCCTGATTTTGCAGCAACTTCCATTGGTAATTCTGGTTCTGCACATTCTCCATGGGCATCTCAAG ATTACACAGAGTCAACGAGACAGAAACCAGCGTCTGACCTTTACAGGGATGTAGCACCTACAGTGGTTCCTAAGAAACAGAAGCGGAGGAAGCCCAAGTCGACATCCTCTCCCAGGTCTGGTTCATCATCCTCATCAAGGTCATCACGAGCAGAAAAATCCAAGGCTAAATTAGTTGAAGGCAATGTTAAATCAGTAAACATAGAAGTGGCTTAA
- the LOC132624023 gene encoding COBRA-like protein 10, producing the protein MKMVSKTIIFYMFMFYVAIKAQDYDGNSPPAPPPAENDCNGIFLSYIFISRTKELPHVKNASAQAWAFKATATVLNAGIYELKNWKIFIGFQNRELLVSASNAVLVSGDDFPAPVGNGTYLAGYPQTDLKTSIDTAGDYTQIQAEVELTGTQFGIRPPGYPMPKTIKLVNDGYKCPAAIRKSTTMHVCCVKDPKFKAKNFTTKYFPRQNGDLLISYDVTQAYPSNYQAQVTIQNNNPLGRLDQWNLTWEWMRGEFIFSMRGAFTRKIDYSDCVYGAAGQYYQDLDFSKVMNCEKKPVIADLPPDRAQDKDVGMIPYCCRNGSIMPSVMNETNSKSVFQLQVYKLPPDLNLTALYPPEHWKIVGVLNPDYKCGRALRVDETQSSDPSGLQATVTAIASWQIVCNITKPKDRANRCCVSYSAYYNDSAIPCSTCACGCENSAKCNQNERALLLPPETLLVPFTNRREKSLYWAKLKHYHVPKQLPCGDNCGVSINWHIDSNYKTGWTARITLFNWGGIAFVDWFVGIQFKKTGSGFAQAYSFNGTLLQNMNDTVFLKGLPGLNYLIAEADGQKPGDPRVPGKQQSVLKFDKKKLKDIDIVNGDGFPTKLLFNGEECALPTRLLVSDGRKRHAKSWVIAITTLLTFSLMVKDLQ; encoded by the exons atgaagatggTCTCAAAAACCATAAtcttttacatgttcatgttttatgTTGCTATTAAGGCTCAAGATTATGATGGTAATTCACCACCTGCACCTCCTCCTGCAGAAAATGACTGCAATGGTATTTTTTTATCCTATATATTCATCTCTAGAACTAAAGAGCTTCCCCACGTAAAGAATGCAAGTGCACAAGCCTGGGCCTTTAAGGCTACGGCAACAGTACTTAATGCAGGTATATATGAGCTCAAGAACTGGAAAATCTTCATCGGGTTTCAAAATCGCGAGCTTTTAGTCTCAGCTAGCAATGCTGTGTTAGTAAGTGGTGATGATTTCCCAGCTCCGGTTGGAAATGGAACTTACCTAGCTGGCTATCCTCAGACGGATTTGAAAACGTCGATTGATACTGCTGGTGATTATACACAAATTCAAGCAGAGGTTGAGTTAACAGGTACACAATTTGGAATCAGACCACCAGGTTATCCCATGCCTAAAACTATTAAGCTTGTCAATGATGGATACAAATGTCCAGCAGCAATTCGTAAAT CAACAACAATGCATGTCTGCTGTGTGAAAGACCCAAAATTTAAGGCTAAAAATTTCACAACCAAGTATTTCCCACGCCAAAATGGTGATCTTTTGATCTCTTATGATGTTACGCAAGCCTATCCGAGTAACTATCAAGCACAAGTGACCATACAAAATAATAATCCTTTGGGACGCCTTGATCAGTGGAATTTAACTTGGGAATGGATGAGAGGGGAGTTTATCTTCTCGATGAGGGGAGCGTTCACTCGCAAGATAGATTATTCGGATTGTGTCTATGGTGCTGCAGGACAGTACTATCAAGACCTTGATTTTTCTAAAGTCATGAATTGTGAAAAAAAGCCTGTTATAGCTGATTTGCCTCCAGATAGAGCTCAAGATAAAGATGTTGGGATGATACCGTACTGCTGTAGAAATGGTAGCATCATGCCAAGTGTAATGAATGAAACCAATTCAAAGTCTGTGTTTCAGTTACAGGTCTACAAGCTTCCACCAGATTTGAATCTAACAGCTCTTTACCCTCCTGAGCATTGGAAAATTGTCGGTGTTCTTAATCCTGATTATAAGTGCGGACGAGCCTTAAGAGTAGACGAAACACAATCCTCGGATCCTAGTGGACTTCAAGCTACTGTCACAGCTATTGCAAGTTGGCAAATAGTTTGCAATATCACAAAACCAAAAGATAGAGCGAACCGGTGCTGTGTTTCATACAGTGCCTATTATAATGATTCTGCAATCCCCTGCAGCACTTGTGCATGTGGTTGTGAGAATTCTGCCAAATGCAATCAAAACGAACGAGCGCTGCTTCTTCCTCCAGAAACACTGCTCGTGCCATTCACAAACAGAAGAGAGAAATCCCTTTATTGGGCTAAACTAAAGCACTATCATGTCCCTAAGCAGTTACCTTGTGGCGATAACTGTGGGGTTAGTATAAACTGGCATATTGATTCAAACTACAAAACAGGATGGACTGCTCGGATTACTCTATTCAACTGGGGAGGAATTGCTTTTGTGGACTGGTTCGTTGGCATCCAGTTCAAGAAAACCGGTTCTGGCTTTGCACAAGCTTATTCTTTCAATGGAACTTTACTTCAAAACATGAATGACACAGTTTTCTTGAAAGGACTACCTGGTTTAAATTACTTGATAGCAGAAGCAGACGGACAAAAACCTGGAGACCCTAGAGTACCCGGAAAGCAACAATCCGTCCTTAAATTTGATAAGAAAAAGTTAAAAGATATTGATATAGTAAATGGGGATGGATTTCCAACAAAGTTGCTATTCAATGGGGAAGAATGTGCACTTCCTACTCGTCTTTTAGTATCAGATGGAAGAAAACGGCATGCAAAATCTTGGGTAATCGCCATCACAACATTGTTAACCTTCTCGCTGATGGTAAAAGACCTGCAATGA